The Tachysurus vachellii isolate PV-2020 chromosome 10, HZAU_Pvac_v1, whole genome shotgun sequence genomic sequence TGAGCTCTTGCTAAGCAAAAGGCAGGTGGCCAGGCAGGAAATGACACATGCAGAGGCATCTTGAGTTGTGCAACCTCCTGTGGGTGTGCAGTCAAGCTgcctctgtctgtatgtttatgAATTCTCCCATGTATGTCACACACAAAGTCGGCAGGGCGTCAGGCTCGTAAACATTCCTGGACATATAATACTGACAGAATTCACAATGCACTTACGGCTACAAGCAGCAGGAACATTACTTGTAACAGGCACAAGCACTGATTTGCGCGACATACTAAGAGAACCGGTGTTGATTTGCACGGCAGTTTGGTGTTTTTAGAGCGTTTAATTGCTGCTAAATCTAGTAAATCCTCCAATTATGTGAAGCCAGAAGCTGGAATTTTTGATTCCAGCACTCGATTTGCACCACAGATTTCATGCAGCCACAGTTAGGCAAGATAACAGTGGGAATCAAGAcgtaaaaatcaaacaaataattcattactcatattttattagattttattaatatttatatgctTAAAATTTCTTGAACATGGATTTATTAACCCTCTTACAACTACACTTGTGTTTCACTCCATCTGACATTTTCAgtctgtataaacaaatgaattattttattgccgcaagtctgatataaaatcgTCAGAACACTGTTGgcattcagtgtgagatgtttttacctctgtttGGAAAATCatgcacagaattttagtggttgaaggtaacatcttcaaattttagatgcttatgaataAGCACTCGGAGCATCTGAGAGAGCGGAAAAGTTTAAAGTGCCCTAGTAAATACCCCTAGTAGGCTATGTTAAAGCAGAAATACCACAAATTAATGCAATAAAGCCGTGAGTGTCTTCTTTAATTGGAGCCATAAAGCACACAATGCTCTGGCTACAGCTAAACAGTAGCTAATTATGGATGAGGAGACTAACATTAAGAATGCAACAATATTATGCCTAAGAATCGTAAAATTCTTTTAGAGATACTTTACAGTCCCTCCAAGATTTCATGATTTTCAATCAAACACACTGCAATATTCAGAGGAGCTTGCAAATGCCCACAGGTTTTCTCCAGATCGTGGtgtgtcatgtgacgtcaccaCAACATGCATTCAGCCTGTTCTGCAAATTATGTACGTTGAACATAAgtacagctactgtataataGGAAGTAATTACATATGTGTTCACTGGTAGGAGGTTAAAAGAAGAAACCTCAGCTTTCAATTttgccaacaaaaaaaaaaaaagccacagcgAAATCAGGTATTTTTGGTCACAACAATTAGACAAAAAACTTCTGGAGGTTACATTACAGTTCAAATTCAAACTGTTACAGAAATATTGACCAGATCCACGATATCTTAGAAAATTGTGACATTTTAACTTATTACATCATCATACAGTCCATGCCTTTATTAAGACATTCAAAGATGTGTTAAAGAAGCTTGACTTGCTGAATCAAATCCCAGTttgatgaatgaattgaatCAAATCATTCTTAATTTACAGCAAATAGTATTCAGTCTGTTGATTCATTCAGATCATCCTTTATTTACAGTTAATTGATTTTCCTTTCAGCTTCTCTGAATCCAATCCCAAAAGTAACTGACGTATATAGCTTTGATTTTCCAAAATATCTTTTATTTCAGCCTTTAACAAAAGCTTTATGCTgtgctataaaaaataatatccaaaaaaaatttcattaagCACAAGACCTCACCTGAGTGTGAAGTGAACAGTGCAGTAATTATGTAGCAGGACTGGTGTAGCGCTGGTTATTAAGAGCAATTTCAGCTAATGGATTGGGAGGGGCTGGTCAGATGTTTAATAGAGGGCTCTGTGTTAGTCCCTCTGCCGTCCCTGACACCCGGGCATGCAGACCACCAGCGTACCAGCATTCTTAAGGACTAGACGCATATTTGTCTCTGATTTGCTGGTAATACATCAGATAATCTGTTTAAACTGGGCTGAGGAGAAAGGTGTGACAGTCCAAAATCAATACAAGTCAATGTTATGTGTGAAactaaacatatatataaatacagtatgatACCACAGGAGATACCATTAGTGTCAGGCATATGGAGAACATTTTTTAAACCGTTTGTGGAAGGTTACACATTTGGGATCTGAACAAAGAATGTCCCTGTTTGCAAAAATAATGGTGCACTTTAGTAATGTGTTCAATTTTGCAACAGATGGATATCTTTAGTAAAGTATGAATATGATTACAGAGCGATAATAATAGGTTTAAGGAATGTTCAGGAATTTTATTAGGTTTGTAATCAGTCTGTTCGCATCAGCAGGAGAATGCAGTTGTTTATGAGCTGTATTCAGGCGATCTTACAATACACTTACACTTAGTCTAATTTCTTTTATACAAAGAGCAGATAAGGCTTAAGGAACAGATGCAGTGTTGGTGGTCCTGAAATTTGAACTCACCAACCTCAGAATATTAGTCCAACATCATAACCACTGAGATACACCTttccttcttgtttttcttattacttGTCTTTCTTGTAGTAACTTGTGCAATTGTTGTACTCATGTCCATGTagcatgttgtttttaatgagCTAGGGAAATTATCATTATCATGAGAAAGTCTGACTTCTCATTTAAGAGTGTTTAAGATCTCTTGCTGTTCATACTGGCTTTCTTTGACCAGTGCAGACTCATTTCAGCTGGATGTTACTGTTCTGTCTTTGAGATAATATAGCACAGTCAAGAGGTTCAGTCTCTCCAGGATTAAATGATGAATTCATGTAACATTTGTTGAGTCAAACGGAATCATTTACAGTAGAaggcaggtctggtgtgtgtatTACCGTATATTACGTTAGCGAGATGGAAAACACACTGTCTGTTTTATGAAAAGGTTCTGTATTTTCCGAGCTACTGCATGAGCCTGTGTGTTTTGACTGCCATGCAGACGGCTGGAAAAGAGCTATTGTCTCATTGAGGACTCCCATAAAGAGGTAGCCAGAAAGACTTCAAAGCTTTATCTCCATGTTTGTCAATTTCAGATGGATGGTAAATGATGTTGAACTGTCGCTCTTCTCTACCTCGTTTTCTTTATTGTCGTCCCTTTGCTTTCCTTCCTCAAACATCTCAAATGATTATATATTAACACATAATTGCACCGTACGTTTATCTTTAAGGTCAgattaaatgtaacattttgtGGTGTACACTACTGAACTCACACTTGCTATAGTATAGAGTGATGTTAGCGTTAACTCTGACAATAATAATGCTACTAATGTAGATCTGTTTACGTTGCGGTTTGTGTGTGGAGCCGCTCTAATTACCAGAGCCAGAAATGAGCATTAGTGGTGAATTTGTGAAGTTCCTCGAGGCTTTGAACGTTTAGCGCATGTCTCGACAGGTAGGCTCCCACAACAAAAACGCTCACAGCAGGTCTCTCAGACAAAGGCCGCACGGCCCATTGAAAACAAACCCATTCCGGGTTGACTTGCATGAGAAATAATCCTGATGTACTTTCTCTAAGCACACTTCCAATTGTGAAGTGAACTTAAGATGTTACTTGTTGGTGTTGGCCAAGAGGAAAACGTTGGATCTCGTATGAACGACAGCAAGCCAATGGCTTGGATGGAGCTATACAGTTTGGTAAAATCTACTAATATTTTTCCCCTGCACACACAGTTCCCCCCCCTCTGCTTCCCTCCTACACCCCCACTCCTGCTGTGAAAGTCGCCGACGCAGCCGGCACAATGTGAGAACAGAACGGTGTGTTCATATTACTGTAACCGTTTCCCTGCACAGACATGTTTAAAAAGGTTTCAGGGACTATGGCAAGCAATTTCTCCAGCAGCATCCAGCACTCAGGGTACATTCATCTTCATTTGGAATGCTTAGCCAATTTTCTAGCAGTACTGTTCACTAGAAAATGTACAAGGTGAGCCTTAATCCATCTCATTTGGTTTTCAGTCATAAAGTGAATTGTGTCATTATTTTTTAGcgattcattttaaacttttttttaacaaattgtttttgttgtgaagTTGTGTGGCGTCTGCTAGCTGAAGCCAGCCTGTTGATTTATAAAGTTCTGGTAGTATTTGTGCCCTTTCTTGGCGTACTTTGCTTCCTGAATCCTGgaacacacagaccacacaagCGACTGGCAAAACTCCAGCACTGCTTGGCTGCCttgttctctcttttctctctctcgctcttacTCCCTCCCACCCACTGCCCTCCTTTCTGATCCTGCGAGCAGACAGGCGTTTGGCCTTGTCCCGTCTTTCGCtgctgttttttcccctgctTGCTAATTTCACAGGCTCCTCACACGGAGCTGCCATATGAAATAATCCATTGTTTCGCTCTTCAGAGGAGTCAACCCTCCCCACAGCACAGcaattaaagaaatgaaatctaGACGGATGTATGTTTCCCTTTCTTCTTCCATCCGTTTTATTCCCTGTGTCGCCACTGGATGATTGATGTACCCTGACGGCCCGGGCTGATATTTGATGTTGATGAGTGCTCTGGTGTTTAACGAGTTAAGGGTGTTTTTGCAGATTCGAACGCTATCAGATGGCGAATTCACATGCAAGCAGACAACTTTTCCAGAACTACAGCCTCTCAGTATTTATTCGTtcatattatttactgtccatgacattttctttttccgTAAAAGCCAGCTTTCACAGTTTTCCTTGTGCCAAAGGGTTAGAGTCAGCGTGTGCTTTCAATAagcctttttaatgtttttttttctggtagaGAATTGCTTCACAGCCTCATTATTTATGTCGGGACACGTACGACTTGCACAAGATCATCATTTGGGATACGATCTGttgtttgttattactgttatcCTCAATTATGACTCTAACCACTGACCTGCTGGATTTAATTATAAACCTAAAGTAAACCTTTTATTTCTTAAGGAGGTTGTGAGCATTATGGAATTTCCTTTGTTGCAGCTGAATCATTCAGAGCTTCTGAGTGTTAAGTCTTACGTATCGTCTACTCACACGTTCATGCTTTAAATTACACAGGATTTCTCTCAGTataactataaaaaataaataaataataaaatgctccAATTTCAGGGTTTACAGTATATGAAGGAACATTTGTATAAAACAAATGTAAGAGCAGAGTACAGAGTTTTATTGTAATTCTAGCCTTATACATGTATACACTCACGGACCACTTACACCCTGTACACCTGCTTATTTATGCAATTATGcaatcagccaatcgtgtggcAGCAGCACGGTGAATAAAATCTTGCAGTCAATATGAGAGAAAAATGCGATATAATCAGTAAATATTCTTCCTATCTTGAACCTGTTCCCGGTGTAGAAACATGTGCATGTGATGTGTAACAAAAGATGTGATCTTCTGCTGTGTTTCATGTGTTctattttatacataaacatactgagatgctgttctgctcaccacggttgtaaagagtggttctTTGAGTTACTATAGTCTTCTAGTCAGTGTGACAAGAACCAGTCTGGAAATTCTCTCCTCTGacctcctctctcacacacaaggcATGTCtgaaagatttttgttttttgcactattctgtgtaaactctaaagaCTGTTGCATATGTTTCTGAAACATGTTTCTGGCAAAGGTTTCTGAGATACTCAGAGGAGTCTGGCACCCACAAGAATGCCACGGTCAGATGTGAGATTTTCCCCACGTTTTGATGTTTGTACACTGTGATTGGataattggataattgcatgaatgagcaggggTACAGGTATGCCCATTAAAAGTAACCAGTGAATGTTCTCCAAGGATTACGTGCACTATAATACAGAAAGGGACAACCGTGTAATACAAGATAATTACTGGACACCATGTAGTGTAAGAAGGTTTGATAAATGGAGCTTAATAGCTAATAAGGCTATTTTAAATAGTTAGACAGTAATATATGAATACTCTTATTCTTTATAAACTGCAGTTTTTAGGAGAGAATTACTTGGTGTACATGATTTGGCATTGCCATACAGTTACATTAGGAGCTGgctgatggtggtgaggaataACCGTCCTATTCACTAACACACTGGCAGGTTTGTCCGATGCATCCAGCCTTGATATTTATGGAACAAGAAGCATGACACCCTCAGTGATTTTATGCCTCTAATAAAATTCAATATGGTGAGTATATTGGCAGATACTATTTCACGTCGTATGTAAGCCCTCGTGTAATTTGTGACAAGCTTGGTTCCATATAGACACAGAGGTATATTCATTCACCAAATCAGCCCggttaaatgaaattaaactgCTTGCCCTTTCCAGCGGCGGCAGCAGCAGAGAAGGTGCATATTTCTTATGTTTCCCTCAGTGCTTACACACGGCGAATGCTCCTAGGGATTACTCGGACCCGAGATCCTTACTTGTATCAGACATTAACCTTTGGACGAGGACTCCGTCTCACAAAGTGCTGTTTGCTCAGCTTAACTTCAGAACACAATCAGGTTTTGCAGGGTTGGAGGTAGCTGAGGCTCTTCAAGCCAGCTGGAGAGCTGCCAAGCTTCGGCAGaagtttctcttttcttctgtttgatATTTACTTTAGAGCCATTCAGCGGAGCCGAGAAGgactagacagacaggcacattctgactaaatagaaaaaaaagtctttagaaGTCTCTCTTAAAGCTATATTCTTCTCCTGTATTGACAGAAAGGATGGGCTCCAATGAGACTGCTTTTGTGTGGCGTTTTTACAGAAGTGATATAGGCCTCCATATGCTCGTTAGGGAAGGCATGAACGATCTGGGTCAAGTGGAAGTGCTTATGACGTGACTGGTTCTTTTTATGGGATGATGTCTCTGTTTTTGAGGGTCGTTTACCTCCCATGACACATACATTTACTCACGTTTCTGATAACAGAGAAATTCAGCCACTGAGCAATTTGACTGTGAGCTTTTTTGGAGGATAACTAGTGCGGACAGCAAAAAAACATTCGTTTATTTTGTcgatttttttcattatttattgtaaaatattcgGCAAGGATCACATGCTGACATGTTTTCAATAACTCCAGCCTTGAATATGGTAAAGTAACACCTCGGGTCTATTCGCTGTTTTAGGACACAGGCAGAAGCTGGAGGACCCTCCCAAACCAGGCTTGTTCTCTGAGCGCCTGAGTGAACTAGAACGTCTGCGCCATAGCACCATGAGGGTCGGCGTGCCCACACAGAGCCCACGGCCCTCTCTCAACACCGCAGCAAACTCCTTCAGcccacagggacagacacagaTCTCAGGTATGAGAGTCATACGGTCAAATACCGTTTTAGATGAGAATCcccttaattaaataaaataatttgaacattttatttgaactaCACATAAATGCCTTACTCCGTTCTCTGTGAAGTTTAGAGGTAAATGTTTGCTGTTGAATTTCCTCCAGTCTGTACGGACACCATGTTTACCAACTGTGGAAGGCAAACAGGAACAGATTCTTGTCTTACTCCTCATATTGTTGCAATTCGTCGTCATAGAGCAGACTCTTGTAGCACAGCGAGAGTAATAATGATTTCCAGCaaagtgtgtttgtaatatatCGTTCTAAAATCCATCTATCCCTTGGGCCTAGCAATAAAACAAGAAGCAAAATGACGATAGGATTATGCACAAAGGCTTCAAACCTCCTACAGACATGATACTATCAACACATACATGTCATAAAGTTGCTTTGAATTGATGAGTGGAGACAGTCGGTTAATTTCTTCACTGGCTCTCTTGCGTTTGCAGACCCACGGCAGTCCCAGTCATCTCCGCCGTGGTCGTATGAACAGCCGTACACGCCCTACCTGAGCCAGATGACTTCTCCTTCTATCCACTCCACCACTCCGCTGTCCTCCACCCGAGCCACGGGCTTGCCCGCCATCAGTGATGTTCCGAGACGTCTCTCAGGTACTACCTGTGCCACCCACACCCAACTGCCACACCATCCACATCACTTCCTTCTGAACTTCTTATTTTGTGAAAGAATAGGATGCTCTAGTTTGTATCTGTATCTTTTTCACCTGAGTACATTCTTAATTAATTTATCCCATTAGAGATTTTGTCAATGGGATAAAGTATTCTCTGAAGTTAAATCAAAGCAGATCTCtccagctttctttttttttgcgtaCTAAGTATCCACTGCTTGTATAAAACTTGCTCATCGGCAGATATCTTTTTAGCAATGTCATGTTTAAAACACAGAGAATGACTGCATCTCTCTTTGCCCCATCCCTTCCACATGATTCTTTGAACTTCTTTTGAACGAGCTTGAAaaggaacaataaaaaaaagaatagagtCACTGACTCATCTTCCAAAATATGCTGAGGCTGTAAAAGGCTCAAGTCGGAGTGGGCAAGATCTGTTATGTCCGTGCCTTTATTAATTGAACAAGAGAATATGTTATACACCCTGCTAGAAACAAACACAGTTCCTTCTTCAGTACACCTGTTTGACTCGTTGCCAGGTCGTTTTTTTTGAACTTCTTTCCCCTCCGGCTCTCCACCCTAACTGTGTTCTTTGAGCGCAGGGCAAACGTGAAAGTTGAAATGACTCGGCGTGGCTGTTCATTGCCTGCTTTTTGAACCCTGGCCAGCTGCCTTGTTGGGTTTGATTAGTTTAGATTTCACCCCCTTTTCATCTCAGCAATGTCAGCCTTTGTTCTTTCCTCAAAGAGACACATGCACCTCTTGGTCCTAATGCCCTCTTTTCTTCCTTTGATAAGCAGTGAACGTCCCTGTGTTAGAAGGCGTCATCCCATATGGGCTCATTTTTAGCAGCTGTTGTACTGCTTTGTCTTATCTTTTGTATTGTTCTAAACATCTATTTCTTTACTCTAAGTACGGATGAGATAAAGACAATACTGCACGGATGGACAAATCAGAAATTTCCTAGATATCCCACTACGCAAATGAACGGTCCAGTGTGATTGCCCAAAAAATGTAACTAACTAATTTGAGTAATTTTTTAACCTAAACATATGTCAAGCTATTTAGccagttttatacattttagtaAGCCTGACACATAATATTGTAAAAATTGTCCATCCCTAGCCTaagaaagaataataatcaatttttcattgttgttgttgtgcatAGCCTGTATTTCAGCTATATAATTATGTTATTGTTGCAGGTTACAATTGGCACTATATGGTACTTAAAATAGCTTCTTGCAAAGTTTAGACATAGTTTGTCTCCataatttcatttctttcttaatcTTAATCAGGGACGTATAGGATATTTTGTTCTATGGATTTCCCACTCTGTGGCAATGTCCCGTGACTGTTTCCTGTTCGATCTGAAATGGCAGCAATCTGATAACGTGAGGACCCGATGTGTCTCTAATTGGCCACACATGTTCTCTTAAGTGTGCCGATTCATCACTCAGAGGCGTGCAGGCTAAAGCGGGCCTGCAGCTTTCCTCCAGCACACTGACAGTGAGGACGATGTGGAGCTGAACTGCACTGAACTACAGCCTAGCATAAGGGTTACATAGCGGTCGGTGGAGGAACTGATAAGGAAAACAGATGAAAGATGAGATTGGCGcctgatgagtgagagtgtgctGGGggtgagagaagaagaaagtccATTGTGGTAAATGGTTGAGTTTGGTGATGAGAAGGAAGAGGATTAGGGAAGTCTTTTTCTATATTTGCACTTTTTTGGCCCAGCGCTGCGGTAGCCACAGACCATTAGTGGTTTGTAATTTTTAGAAAAGCCAAACGAGGGTCTGAAAGAGCAAATCTGCCCCTTCTCTCTGGCTAATCGCAGACGTGCAGCCACATCTGAGGCTGCTCATTATGCATCCCATGGAAACTGTTTTCCCCTCAAACTGCTTCCATATGGATTCCTGCTTTATCCTGCTCTTATcctgctttgattttttttttttgcaaatatgCATGTACACAGGAATACATAAAACAAGCGTGCACTAGCAATAGAAGGTATGAGAGAGATCTGTCACACTCTACAGTATTAGAGGAATAAATAGGTGTTAATGAGATTGATTGCGATGCTATTTCAGCATGACAGTCGTAAGAGCACGTGCTCCAGGGCTGGTAATGAGTGTGCTTATCTGTATACAGGTTTTTCAACTTTCTTGAACCCAAAAGGACTGATTATTATCCATTAGGTCGTTTATTTACCATGTTTTCTTTGACATTTGGAGTTAGGAAATTTAGATCTCATCACTCAGTAATAAAAAAGCCACCGTTTGGCGAGTGtataataaacatacacagagtggggattaaaataaatgcttcaCAGCGCCCTCTTTTGTCTGAGCATTGAAGCTTTTATAACAGACACAGGAAAATTTTAAACAATTGTTATACATCACTGCACTCAAACTCAGTACATGAGTCAGTCACTTTCTCTTGTAAAAAGTAAACCTTTGTTCTCTTACATTAGGTTTACAttagatttttacatttaaatgctgCCCAATTTgcaattattttccttttcattttagcTGAACATAAGATGGGACGATCGGCACATGAAGTGGGCGGCACCTCTGATATGTGAAATATAACTTATATTACATGATAGAAATTTGCTGTATGGGTATTTGACAGCTTCCATAATTTGCATTAAGTAAATGTTCTAAACACACTGGctacttttctctctttcaggtACGTCAGATCTGAGCCCTTTTGCAGCCGACCCACGCCAGTTTGAGCGGCAGTTTCCCAGCCTGTCTTCTCTGACCGAGACACGTTTCTCTAGTCCCAGGATGCACTACCCTGCCACATTCACCTACACACCAACCCCTGTGACATCAGGCATGTCTCTAGGCATGTCCAGCACCACCCACTACCATACCTACCTGCCACCTCCATACCCAGGTTCCACCCAGAACCAGAGTGGGCCATTCCAGACCAGCAGCACGCCGTATCTGTACTACGGGGCTTCGTCCGGCTCATACCAGTTCTCCATGGTGCCAGGAGGGGAACGTTCCCCAACGCGGATGCTGCCGCCATGCACCAGCGCCTCGACAGGCATCAACCCCAACCTGCCAGCTCAGACTGAAGGCACAGAGGCCGACGGCAGCCATAGCAGCTCACCCACCGCCCTCAACTCTAGCGGAAGGATGGACGAGTCTGTGTGGCGGCCATATTGAAAGAGGTCAGCCAGGTTTGGAGGGTTACACAGGTCTACATAACAATGCTCACAAGCTACGCAAATCTCTGCAGTAACAGACCATATGGAATTGGTTTCTAAGCACAAATGCTAGAAATTGCGCAGTTCAGAGAGCAGTGTAACTATAGTACTTTAATTTACCAGAGTCCATGCGTTATAGTGAGCTATCTGGAGTTCCACTGCAGAATCCGGTGAGAGCCATGCAAGCGCTCTGTTGCTGAACTGAAATGGTACAGTAGAAGAACTTTTATTGTATTCGCTATGCATTTCCCTGACTATTGACTGAGACATGTTTTCATACTCAGTGTATTTTAGAAATCTTTTAACACTGAACATCTTTtcaacatctttttttatttatgagtgAAAAGTCAGATATATTAGATGGTACCTGATTATGTATATGCCCTCAGATCTTCTTAATTTATGTATAAAATTGTAGCAGATATGGTACAAAGAAGCAATATAAGCCATATAAAAACGGTAAATTATGCAAAGTGGTTAGAGGGACAAAATTTAAGACGCT encodes the following:
- the runx2a gene encoding RUNX family transcription factor 2a, which encodes MRIPIDPSSSRRFSPPSNGVQALPGKAADASAAGATQHEANTAAAVPRLRAHDNRTMVEIIADHPAELVRTDSPNFLCSVLPSHWRCNKTLPVAFKVVALGDVPDGTVVTVMAGNDENYSAELRNASAVMKNQVARFNDLRFVGRSGRGKSFTLTITVFTNPPQVATYHRAIKVTVDGPREPRRHRQKLEDPPKPGLFSERLSELERLRHSTMRVGVPTQSPRPSLNTAANSFSPQGQTQISDPRQSQSSPPWSYEQPYTPYLSQMTSPSIHSTTPLSSTRATGLPAISDVPRRLSGTSDLSPFAADPRQFERQFPSLSSLTETRFSSPRMHYPATFTYTPTPVTSGMSLGMSSTTHYHTYLPPPYPGSTQNQSGPFQTSSTPYLYYGASSGSYQFSMVPGGERSPTRMLPPCTSASTGINPNLPAQTEGTEADGSHSSSPTALNSSGRMDESVWRPY